The genomic DNA ACGAGCCGCCTTTCCTTCTGTGGATAAGCCTTGGAAATCATAGCAATGCTCAGAATCTTTGAGAAGGTATCCGAACACTTTGTCCTCGCTCGTCTCGCCACAATTCGGAATCTTGGTAGAGAACGTGATTCCATCGGGCGCAACTTCAGGCGCGATATCTTCAGTGGTCAGCATAGACAACGTCCTCCATGGATCAAACTCTCCACCAGTGAAGAAAGTATTAGACGGTCGGATATTCCAGCCCCCGTACTCTTTGTTGAGGGCTTCCGTCTGTGGGTATGATGGCAGCACGCCGTTTGCGACCGCCAGGGCGAACTGGTTATTGCATACTTCCTGCTGATACTCCAGGGTCTGGTAGCGGGAGAGCAGTGAATGAGGGCCAAAATTGCTGCTTTGATAGAATCCCCACTCAGTGCAATACTGCCAACTCCAGCTAATGGAATCAGGGTCGTAATATGTCATATCCAGCTTACAAGACGGCTTAGCAGGATCACTAAGTCCTCTGCAATTGGTCTCCATAAAATTATTGACCAATGGCGTGAACGCTGGCCATGCAGCCCAACGTTCAGCCACATGCTTGCTTCCACGGACTGGAGCGAAGCCATCAGGACCTGCTGCTTCCTTTGTTGTAGGATCCACTTCCAGATGCTCGCAGAGTTCACGCAGAGTTCCTTCAGGACCGTCAAGACCATAGTTCTGGAAATAGCTATAGATAGTCGCCAAAGCTGCTGTAAAGCCTTCGTTGCTGTTCTGGTCAGCTCCGGGGCCAAAAAATAGCTTTTTGATAGCAGCAGCGGTGTGATTATTTGACAGTTGCTGGTCTATATAACCTAGAGCTGCATGGATATCCTTGGCACAGTTTTCAAAGCCATGTCCGACCAAACCACGGTAGACTTGGTCATAGTAGATGCTCATATTCAGTTGTGCCTGGACCGgagcagaggaagaataaGCAGCGAAGATAACGTCTGGGTACTTGTTACGGGCAAAAGCCGCCCGAATTCCAGCATACGAACCTCCGACGAGGACCCAGGGTGTGGAGCTGGGGGTAAGATCATGCTCGGCGAACTTTGGGCGGCTGAAGTTTCGCGCAAAATACGGGATATCCTCAAGGGCTTGTTTGGTCGTAAGGTATTTAAAGTGCTCAGGCGGTGTATCTCTACTAATCGGAAATGGAGTAGAGTTTCCGTAATATCTACATGCCGTTAGCTGCCTGGGCGACTCATAGTTATTCAAAGAACAAACCTATGTTCCCATATAATTCCCATTGCGTGAGTGTCCTCAAGGATTTTTCTGAAAAATGACAAACTCGATGTCAAGTGATTCTTGGCAATACTCTCTGCATTTGTTTCTCCGGCATCGTACATGATGATCGGACGCCCAGCCTCGTAGTAGTCATCATTCACCCAGAACCGGTTTTGGTATGTGCCAACAGAAGTATCATTATGATCGATAGGTATCTAGAAGTGTATTTAGCTATGAAGCCAAAACATATGAAAAAGGCAAGCATAAACATACCGTGATGTATTCTGTAGTAACCTTCTCAATTTGAGTATTGGCCTTTGCGAGCACTGAGTGTACAGTATTTTTCTTGGAAAGTGATCTGGGGTCCAAGTTCAACTCAGCAGCCAGCTGCAGCTCTCGCATATACCTAGATCCTCTAAACAACCCCAAGCCCACAGCGGGGCCAGCCAATATAGCAAGACTGGATAATATTAGAAAGAGGTCGAAACGCATATTGGTCAGAAGAGACAGAGACTTTTCATGCGCGCACGTGCACAAAGAAATGAACGAAGGGTATCTCAAAGAGTAAGATTCCAGATAGCTTACCAGGtagaaagaagggagggtACCAGTATCTATTATATGTATGCGCAAGATCGATACTCTTGCTGGACGGCTGCGTCAATGAGATCATCCCAAGTCTTGGCCTGGTCAGCCAACTCAACGTAGGTTCCTCATGACCTCTCAGCATAGGCCTGTCAGGATGACATTGTATGCAGTAAGCTCGTATGAAGTGAATGAGTATGTCTGAGTACGTTGGACAACATGTTACCCAATGCGGAAATGAGAGTGCTTGGAAGAATCCAGATTGGATGGCTTCGGACATCGGCCCGGGCGGTGGAGACACACGACGCCTCTAAGTTCGGCGTTTGTCGGCCCACCTGTGCACATGGCGCCAAGAGCCCTGTCGATCGTTAACTATTAGGGAATGTCATGAATGCCCCAACCACCAAATTAGATCGAAACTTGACTGAAAACGGTGACTGTCTTTATATAGCTGAAGTGAATCAATAAAAGCAAATCTGGCTCACTTTTAAGTTTAGCAACCAGTCAGATGGCTGTGAGGTAGCCACCAAATGACTGTGATTCCGTGAACAAATGCCTGATGGCTTAATCTAGGAAGCTTCATACCTGTGGTCTTGGGATAGTAGTTTGGGTGAAACATACTGTCTAGGGGTTCAGCTAGGGGGGCAATATGCTTGATCCAGCAGCTTATTCTAAAGACCCTCATATATATGTTTTCG from Aspergillus oryzae RIB40 DNA, chromosome 7 includes the following:
- a CDS encoding putative serine peptidase, family S28 (hydrolytic enzymes of the alpha/beta hydrolase fold); protein product: MRFDLFLILSSLAILAGPAVGLGLFRGSRYMRELQLAAELNLDPRSLSKKNTVHSVLAKANTQIEKVTTEYITIPIDHNDTSVGTYQNRFWVNDDYYEAGRPIIMYDAGETNAESIAKNHLTSSLSFFRKILEDTHAMGIIWEHSRDTPPEHFKYLTTKQALEDIPYFARNFSRPKFAEHDLTPSSTPWVLVGGSYAGIRAAFARNKYPDVIFAAYSSSAPVQAQLNMSIYYDQVYRGLVGHGFENCAKDIHAALGYIDQQLSNNHTAAAIKKLFFGPGADQNSNEGFTAALATIYSYFQNYGLDGPEGTLRELCEHLEVDPTTKEAAGPDGFAPVRGSKHVAERWAAWPAFTPLVNNFMETNCRGLSDPAKPSCKLDMTYYDPDSISWSWQYCTEWGFYQSSNFGPHSLLSRYQTLEYQQEVCNNQFALAVANGVLPSYPQTEALNKEYGGWNIRPSNTFFTGGEFDPWRTLSMLTTEDIAPEVAPDGITFSTKIPNCGETSEDKVFGYLLKDSEHCYDFQGLSTEGKAARDLFKEALTKWLPCFKPSSSKASMVNVTQAEITKGAVM